The Polypterus senegalus isolate Bchr_013 chromosome 9, ASM1683550v1, whole genome shotgun sequence genome includes a window with the following:
- the si:dkey-148a17.6 gene encoding leukotriene B4 receptor 1 produces the protein MNVSENASSDEYDFWHIEKTVPCVILGLSFLIGVPGNLLVIYIILRHVKQRSHTVVLILNLAFSDLMALITLPVWIYAFADSWVFGEAFCKFLVYIVYSNMYASIFLITAMSIERFVAVMYPFSLQNWKRKDALLKVVVIIWILAFLFSIPVIPAHGLGEEYDSLQCNVRNYTSDEQEIVCLVLETLVGFIIPFSILSICYACVGKRIRQMSFKTKQRSTTLIACVVIAFAVCWIPNHVFNLITVSSLMIKNSSMETSEALKSVEEKGVFISGALAFISSCVNPILYVFIARRFRKTLRETGLRKLFTQISISTTNEATKEMSFISRKASSTQNHTSFSNASDPNL, from the coding sequence ATGAATGTCTCTGAGAATGCTAGCTCTGATGAGTATGATTTCTGGCATATTGAAAAGACGGTGCCGTGTGTCATATTGGGGTTATCCTTTCTTATTGGAGTCCCTGGAAACCTGCTGGTTATCTACATAATCCTCCGACATGTGAAGCAGCGCTCTCACACAGTGGTGCTTATTCTGAATTTGGCTTTTTCAGACCTAATGGCCCTGATCACCCTGCCTGTCTGGATCTATGCCTTTGCAGACTCCTGGGTCTTTGGAGAGGCGTTTTGTAAGTTCCTAGTTTACATCGTCTACAGCAACATGTATGCCAGCATCTTCCTTATCACAGCTATGAGCATTGAACGTTTTGTGGCAGTGATGTACCCATTTTCTCTACAAAATTGGAAGAGAAAGGATGCTTTACTGAAGGTGGTGGTTATTATTTGGATTTTGGCATTTTTGTTTAGTATTCCAGTCATCCCAGCCCATGGCCTTGGAGAAGAATATGACAGCCTCCAATGCAATGTCCGGAACTATACATCAGATGAACAGGAGATTGTGTGCCTGGTGTTGGAGACATTGGTTGGATTCATCATTCCTTTCAGCATCCTCTCCATCTGCTATGCTTGTGTGGGAAAGCGAATCCGGCAAATGAGTTTCAAAACAAAGCAGAGGTCAACTACTCTCATCGCCTGTGTGGTCATTGCTTTTGCTGTTTGCTGGATCCCCAACCATGTTTTTAACCTAATTACAGTGTCATCCCTAATGATTAAGAACTCATCTATGGAAACGTCAGAAGCACTCAAAAGTGTTGAAGAAAAAGGGGTCTTCATTTCAGGAGCCCTGGCTTTTATAAGCAGTTGTGTCAACCCAATACTCTATGTGTTTATTGCTCGACGGTTCCGTAAAACTCTGAGAGAAACTGGACTAAGGAAACTTTTTACTCAGATTTCCATTTCAACTACAAATGAGGCAACAAAGGAGATGTCATTTATATCACGGAAAGCAAGCTCCACTCAGAACCACACCAGTTTTTCCAACGCCTCAGACCCTAACCTGTGA